Proteins encoded together in one Triticum dicoccoides isolate Atlit2015 ecotype Zavitan chromosome 7B, WEW_v2.0, whole genome shotgun sequence window:
- the LOC119340033 gene encoding F-box protein At5g07610-like — MEWKISRKKKEASTTDAPAEAAAFLTDDLILEILSRLPARSVHRFKCVSPSWRDLIADPVNRKKLPHTLAGFLYSTYDRVGPRFNYFRFADFSIGAALPVDMSLPFLPPNKYLHVLDTCNGLLLCLCSMAPSSPSTDEKAPVELHAHFVVCNPATRRWVALPPGSLAPDEPLTLARLAFDPAVSSHFHVLQFKGARWGGCITGVSIYSSKSGAWIRRESLLVEKILLKCGATSVFFHGMLHLLGWLCPLNVNDDFVLVAVDMEGKVWKTNRVPSDGLACGRIGLSQGCLHYFSMPRIKKKKENTKVASVWFMEDYDSKEWVLKNSVSNDELRNINGVDYKVAAFHPDCDTIFLEAHWTLPRTLRKRELHALGCPCDVDALASYDTLLHTRRLWTISAR, encoded by the coding sequence ATGGAGTGGAAGATCTCTAGGAAGAAGAAAGAGGCGAGCACGACGGACGctccggcggaggcggccgccttcCTGACGGACGACCTTATCTTGGAGATCCTCTCCCGCCTCCCCGCCAGGTCCGTCCACCGCTTCAAGTGCGTCTCCCCGTCCTGGCGCGACCTCATTGCCGACCCCGTCAACCGCAAGAAACTGCCCCACACCCTCGCCGGCTTCCTCTACAGCACCTACGACAGGGTAGGCCCCCGCTTCAATTACTTTCGGTTCGCAGACTTCTCCATCGGCGCAGCCCTGCCGGTCGACATGTCCCTCCCTTTCTTGCCACCCAACAAGTACCTGCACGTCCTGGACACTTGCAAtgggctcctcctctgcctctgctCCATGGCCCCTTCTTCTCCATCAACGGATGAGAAAGCGCCGGTTGAACTCCATGCCCATTTCGTCGTATGCAACCCGGCCACCCGGAGGTGGGTCGCCCTGCCGCCTGGCTCACTGGCTCCAGACGAACCTCTCACCCTGGCTCGTTTGGCTTTTGATCCAGCAGTCTCGTCACATTTCCACGTTCTTCAGTTTAAGGGGGCCCGTTGGGGGGGATGCATCACAGGAGTGAGCATCTACTCTTCGAAATCTGGAGCTTGGATTCGTAGAGAAAGCCTCTTGGTTGAAAAAATTCTTCTGAAATGTGGCGCTACAAGTGTCTTCTTTCATGGAATGCTGCACTTGCTTGGTTGGCTGTGCCCCCTTAACGTGAACGACGATTTTGTGCTGGTAGCAGTGGACATGGAGGGGAAGGTGTGGAAGACTAACCGTGTCCCGTCCGATGGTTTGGCTTGTGGTAGAATTGGTTTATCACAGGGGTGCTTGCACTACTTTTCGATGCCCAGGATCAAGAAGAAAAAGGAGAACACCAAGGTAGCATCAGTCTGGTTCATGGAGGATTATGATAGTAAAGAATGGGTCTTGAAGAATAGTGTCAGCAATGATGAGTTGCGGAACATAAATGGGGTGGATTACAAGGTGGCTGCTTTTCATCCAGACTGTGACACCATTTTTCTGGAAGCACAttggacccttccccggaccctgcgcaagcgggagctacatgcactgggctgCCCATGTGATGTCGATGCATTGGCATCATACGATACTCTGCTACACACACGACGGTTGTGGACGATCTCCGCACGATGA